A window from Chlamydiota bacterium encodes these proteins:
- a CDS encoding ATP-binding protein → MKGILEEYLRSFPAVVLTGARQVGKTTLLKSLLSKSHRYVLLEDPDVRGQAQDDPRSFLSHYPPPVIFDEFQYVPHLTSYLQGLIDQDRQKTGQFVLTGSQNFLMMEQVSQSLAGRVGLLSLYGLEREELPLPKGPLHEERDIAQILYRGTFPELWMKRDLKPSHWFGSYLRTYLERDVRNLTQVGNLLSFERFIRLCAIRTGQILNLSELARDCGISQPTAQRWLSILIQTYQVHLIEPFYENLSSRIRKSPKIYFMDTGLASYLMGFRNASLIPHSPQLGALFETLVITNFIKFHAAEGEVPEHYYIQAKTGLEVDLMLRRGTSWALYEIKYRRTLGSQDLKQLLDAKEILKKKVVGLYRLSPVSESFVQKEVTLHPWDQVWEIQKRESIASNSGKS, encoded by the coding sequence GTGAAAGGGATATTAGAGGAATATTTGAGGAGTTTCCCGGCCGTGGTTTTGACAGGGGCTCGTCAGGTTGGGAAAACCACTCTTCTGAAATCTCTTTTGTCAAAATCCCATCGCTATGTATTGCTGGAAGATCCCGACGTGCGAGGGCAAGCTCAGGACGATCCGCGCTCTTTCTTAAGTCATTATCCTCCCCCTGTTATTTTTGATGAATTTCAGTACGTTCCCCATCTGACAAGTTATCTCCAAGGTCTCATTGATCAAGATCGCCAAAAGACGGGACAATTTGTTCTGACAGGGTCTCAAAATTTTCTGATGATGGAGCAGGTGAGTCAATCCTTGGCTGGGCGGGTGGGTCTCCTTTCCCTCTATGGACTCGAACGTGAGGAGCTTCCTTTGCCCAAGGGGCCTCTTCATGAGGAAAGGGATATTGCCCAGATTCTTTATCGGGGTACGTTTCCAGAACTTTGGATGAAACGGGATCTCAAACCATCCCACTGGTTTGGAAGTTATCTTCGAACCTATCTGGAAAGGGATGTGAGAAATCTGACTCAAGTGGGTAACCTCCTCTCTTTCGAACGTTTTATTCGTCTGTGTGCAATTCGAACAGGTCAGATTTTAAACCTAAGCGAGTTGGCTCGGGATTGTGGTATTTCTCAACCCACGGCTCAAAGATGGCTTTCTATCTTGATCCAGACCTATCAGGTTCATCTGATAGAGCCGTTTTATGAAAATTTGTCTTCGCGCATTCGCAAAAGTCCCAAGATTTATTTTATGGATACGGGGCTTGCCTCCTATCTCATGGGATTCAGAAATGCTTCATTGATTCCTCATTCACCCCAGTTGGGTGCTCTCTTTGAAACACTTGTCATTACAAATTTTATTAAATTTCACGCGGCCGAGGGGGAGGTTCCAGAGCATTACTACATTCAGGCCAAGACGGGATTGGAAGTAGATCTGATGCTGAGACGCGGAACTTCTTGGGCGCTTTATGAAATTAAGTATCGGAGAACCTTAGGGTCGCAGGATTTGAAACAACTTTTAGATGCGAAGGAGATTCTGAAGAAGAAGGTTGTAGGGTTGTATCGGTTGTCTCCCGTTTCAGAATCCTTCGTGCAAAAAGAGGTGACCCTCCATCCTTGGGATCAAGTTTGGGAAATTCAAAAAAGAGAATCCATAGCATCAAACTCTGGAAAAAGTTGA
- a CDS encoding DUF4143 domain-containing protein, whose amino-acid sequence MIEHLILLLPSRIGSVLSVNNLREDLQVAYNTVRSWLEILERLYILFTLKPYTSKLSRSVHKERKIYLWDWSQIKDEGARFENFVASHLWKAVQTWQDLGMGDFDLGFLRDRTQREVDFCITKDRKPWLLIEAKLSDTQPSEALSYFSNRLGVPALQLVRSKGMDKRVGPIRVVSVGCWLLQLP is encoded by the coding sequence TTGATCGAACACCTCATCTTACTCTTGCCCAGTCGCATTGGCTCTGTCCTGAGTGTGAATAATCTAAGGGAGGATTTGCAAGTGGCCTATAACACCGTTCGATCATGGTTGGAAATTCTCGAAAGGCTCTATATTCTTTTTACGCTCAAACCCTACACTTCCAAGCTGAGTCGATCTGTTCACAAGGAAAGAAAAATATACCTCTGGGACTGGTCTCAAATTAAGGATGAAGGAGCCCGATTTGAAAATTTTGTCGCGAGCCATTTATGGAAAGCGGTTCAGACCTGGCAAGACTTGGGCATGGGTGACTTTGACTTAGGGTTCTTACGAGACCGAACGCAAAGAGAGGTTGATTTCTGTATCACAAAAGACCGTAAGCCCTGGCTTTTAATAGAGGCAAAGCTTTCAGACACACAACCGTCTGAAGCCCTCTCTTATTTTTCCAATCGCTTAGGGGTTCCCGCACTACAGCTGGTGAGATCAAAGGGAATGGACAAAAGAGTTGGGCCGATTCGCGTTGTGAGTGTAGGTTGTTGGCTCTTGCAATTGCCTTAA
- a CDS encoding nucleotidyltransferase has protein sequence MAYENPFELVSREFEKAKIPYILIGGFAVNFYKVSRSTLDVDFLMALEDFQSAVRVMEKNGYQKFDEGDFFVRLRPAGIAGMIVDFVLVDRTTLDKILQEARPVKLGGLDFKVPSLNHLIALKLHALKNNPRRGPKDLLDIFDLIKNNEMNITTEEFRQLCLKFGTEEVYSKILEVFK, from the coding sequence ATGGCTTATGAAAATCCTTTTGAACTTGTTTCGAGAGAATTCGAAAAAGCAAAAATTCCCTATATTTTAATTGGTGGTTTTGCAGTCAATTTCTATAAAGTGAGTCGGAGCACATTGGATGTGGATTTTCTGATGGCCTTAGAAGATTTTCAGAGTGCTGTTAGAGTGATGGAAAAAAATGGCTATCAGAAATTTGATGAAGGGGACTTTTTTGTTAGATTACGGCCTGCTGGTATAGCCGGAATGATTGTAGATTTTGTCTTGGTCGATCGAACGACTCTTGACAAAATACTTCAAGAAGCTAGGCCTGTAAAATTAGGAGGGTTAGATTTTAAGGTTCCCTCTTTAAATCATCTGATTGCCTTGAAACTACATGCCCTTAAGAACAATCCCAGAAGGGGGCCTAAAGATTTGTTGGATATTTTTGACTTAATCAAAAATAATGAAATGAATATCACTACCGAAGAGTTTCGACAATTATGTCTGAAATTTGGAACGGAAGAAGTTTATTCCAAAATATTAGAGGTTTTCAAATGA